The window CAACTCCCCCGAGCGCCAGCTTCGGTTCAGAATCCTCCCCCTACCAAAATTCGAGTCTCGGCTCGGAACACCACTACTCGAGCTCTGACAAATGCGTCGATCACCTCGGCCTTGACACTTACGGATCTCCACCACAAGCTGGAttggaggagaggaagaagaactcCAGAGATAGATATACACTAATGACGAGGAATTCTCCAACGCTCACAAGAATGTTCAAGTAGCAGACCCGACTGGCAAAGGAAAGAGGCTTAGGAATGAAGAATCTCAGCCGTCCAACAAGGGACCTGATGACCGCGCCCCTCGCGATCGTCGCCCGAGCAGATGGTCGGAGGAAAAATTTTGTTCCTACACCCCCCTTAACACATCCAACGAACAGATTCTACTGGACATCCGAGGAGAAAAGCTCCTGAATTGGCCTGTTTGTATGAAGGCCGACTCGAAACATCGGGACAAACGCAAGTATTGCTGTTTTCATCGAGATcacggccataacacagccaatTGTGCGGACCTCAAGGATGAGATTGAAACCCTTATTCGTAAGGGATATCTGCGCAGATACCCCAAGGGAGAAAGAACCGCTTGGAAAGAAGAGCGAGAGCGGGAACAGCCGAATAACACCATGGAAGAGCCAAccgaaatccacaccatcttcgGGGGCTCATCCGGTGGAGGAGATTCAAACCGAGCTCGAAAAGCCCACTCTCAGAAGTCCGATCCAGAGCATCCACTTGACCGAGCGGCCCAGCAAGGAACTCTGGGTCAGCCTATGCAGTCTAACCTTCACGAAAGAAGATGCATGTGGAATCTAGCAATGGCACGATGATGCCCTGGTAGTTATTATGACCATAACAAACCACAAGGTGTATCGTATCTTGGTCGACACCGAAAGCTCGACTGACGTAATCTATTCCAAAGCCTTTGAAAGAATGAGGATTCCCAAGTCACATCTCAGACCTGTGAAAACCCCCTTTCAAGGCTTTTTCGGAGAAAGGGTAATCTCCGAAGGAGCTATCTCCCTCCCTGTGACCACGAGAGAAGGACAACATCAAGCCAGCctcatggtggacttccttgtTGTCAATGTGTCATCCGTACATAACGTCATTCTGGGCAGACCTTCCCTCAATGCAATGAGAGCAGTTGTTTTCACCTACCatttgatgatgaagttccctgcCGAGGGCGGAACAGGATACATTCGAGGGGACCAGCGCGAGGCTCGGAGATGTTATGCTATAACAGTCAAGAAGGGTTCGGTCAAGCAAGCACTCACCATAAACATACTAGACCCTAGAGGACCTGCGGAAGGTTCGTCTATAGAAGACCTAGAGAAAGTATTGCTCGACGAGGCAAACCCGAGCAGAACTGTTTAGCTCGAAACATCACTGAACCCCAAGCAGCGGTCTGAAGTATTAGCCTTCCTACGACAGCACAAAGATGTATTCACATGGTCGCATGAAGATATGCTCGGAATCTCTCCAGACGTCATGGTCCATAGGCTGAATGTGGACCCGGATCACAAACTCGTGAAGCAAAAAAGGAGACCGTTCGACGCCAAGCGGTACAAAGTTATAGCCGACAAAGTCTCCACTCTACTCGATGCCGGTTTCATATAAGAGGTACACTATCCCGAATGGATCGCAAACATGGTCTTCGTCAAGAAGGCTAACAGGAAATGGCGGGTCTGCTTAGACTACTCGGATCTAAACAAGGCGTGTCTGAAAAGTAGCTTCCCGTTGCCTCGGATTGATCAGTTGGTGGACAACACAGCAGGACATGAATTACTTTTCTTCCTGGATACTTACTCCGGGTATAACCAGATCGCGATGCACCCTccagacaggcagaagactaccttcgtcacgaacaagggactctactgttactGGGTCATGCTATTTGGCCTAAAAAATGCTGGAGCCACGTATCAAAGGCTGGTAAATCAAATATTCGCCAAGTAGATCAGACATACGATGGAAGTGTACATCGATGACATGCTAGTAAAGAGTGTCAGGGCGTCCAACCACCTGACAGACCTTGGAGAAACTTTTACCATCCTCCGAGAATACCAGATGAAACTGAATCCCGCGAAATGCATCTTCGGAGTCAGCTCCGGTAAATTCCTCGGGTTTCAAGTTAGCCAGAGGGGCACTGAAGCAAATCCCGACAAGATCAAAGCACTCCTCAACATGAGTTTGCCTCGGACTGTCAAGGAAATACAGTGCCTCACAGGACGAGTAGCCACACTCGGATGATTCATATCCAGGGCCACGgacaaatgcctccccttctttcagtagttgaagggtcataagaaggtagAGTAGACGTTGGAATGTGAACAAGCCTTCCAGCAACTAAAATAGTACTTAGGCTCACCACCCCTGCTATCCAAACCCGAAGAAGGTGAGCCCTTGTTCCTGTACCTGGCAGTCTCGACCTCGGCTGTCAGCTTGGCCCTGATTAGAGAAGTAGGGGGCAAACAACATCCCGTATATTATGTAAGTAAGGCCATGGTTACGTCCGTACTTCCAAGCTCACTTCGTCGTCATGTTGACAGATTCTCCTCTCAAGCAAGTTCTCCAGAGGCCCGAAGTTTCGGGTCGGCTAACCAAATGGGCCATTGAACTTGGTGAGTTCGACATCTAGTTCCGTCTAAGGACAACTATCAAGGGTCAAGCCGTGGCCGAATTCATTGTAGAATTCACCACTCCGAGCGAAGAAGAGATTAGTACAGAAGTCGAGACGACTCCTTCGCCTATTTCCCCAAGCGATCAAAAGGCATCATCAGAACTAGGATGGGTTCTCTATGTTGACGGGTCATCCAATGCCAAACGAGCCGGGGCAGGAATTGTCTTGATAGCACCTGATTCCACACCCATTCAGTATGCGATTAGACTCAGTTTCAAGGCCTCTAACAATGAGGCGGAATACGAGGCCCTGCTCGTTGGACTCAGACTAGCGGCAAACCTAGGGGTCTACTTCATTCAGGTCCGATGTGATTTCCAGCTGGTAGTAAACCACATCTCCACCGAGTATGAAGCCAAGGAAACAAGAATGATTGCTTACTTAGATGAGGTGAGAAAATTGATTGAAAGATATTGGAGCTGCACTATCCATCAGATCTCCAAAGTAGAAAATTCATGGGCCGACGCCTTAGCAAAGTTAGCCTCAGCCACGGATGGAAAGATCTCGCGAATCATCCCCGTAGAGTTCATAGAACACCCGAGCATCGACCAGACGGAGAAGCAAGCGGTCAATCTAGTGAGTGATGctccgagctggatggacccgatttaTAGTTACCTCACATTTGGTGAGGTCCCTTCGGACAAATTGGAAGTGAAGCGCCTGAGAATTAGGGCAGCAAGATACATAGTTCTGGATGGGATATTATATAAGAAAGGGCATTCGCAGCCCTACCTCAGGTGCCTCTGACCTGATGAAGCAGGTTATGTGATTTGGGAAACTCATGAAGGAACGGCCGGGCCCTGGCCCTGAAGATACTCCGACGGGGATATTTTTGGCCATCCATTAAGGAGGATTCAAAGAACTATGTTCAAAGGTGCGATAAGTGTCAACGACATGCGACTATGCCGAGGTAACCTACAGAGGAATTGACTCCCATAAGCGGTCCGTAGCCATTCACTTAGTGGGGAATTGATATCATTGGTCCCCTACCCACAGGAAAGGGCTAAGTCAAGTTTGCTATCGTcacagtcgactacttcaccaaatgggccgaagcCGAACCCGTTGCGAAGATCACGGAGGAAAAGGTGATCAAATTTATCTGGAAAAATATCATCTATTGGTTCGGGATTTCACACACTATTGTGTCTGATAACGGCAAGCAGTTCGATAATGACAAGTTCCAAGGCATGTGTCGGGGGCTCGGCATCACAAATGCTTATTCCTCGCCTCAGCACCCGCAATCCAACGAGCAGGTGGAAGTAGTTAACAAGGTCATTAAGCACCACCTTAAAacaaaattggagaaagaaaaagGTAGctgggccgaggagctcccattcgtcctCTGGGTTTACAGGACTACGACTCAGTCATCCATTGGGAAAACCCCATTTTTGTTATCCTACGGCTCAGAGGCAATGGTGCCAGTTGAAATCGGCCTCCTTACGGCTCGGGTCAGAAATTATCAAGAAGACCAGAATGCCTAACAGATGGCGGCCAACCTAGACCTACTTGAAGAGGTCAGGGAAGTCTCCAGACTCCGAGCCTCTGCTCGACATCAATAGGTGGCACGATTCTACAACACAAAGGTTAAAACCAGGCAGTTCCATCTAGGGGACTTAGTCCTTCGCTGAGTCTTCCAGAACACCGCGGAACCGGGGGCTGGGGCACTCGGACCTAATTGGGAAGGGCCATATCGTGTGGTCTGATTGACTAAACCCGGCTCCTACCACTTAGAAGATCTAGAAGGTCGTCAGCTACCCCACCCCTGGAATGTTGAACACTTGAAAGTCTACTATCCTTGATGAAATGGCCTTTAAGGCCCCCAATAAATGTACGCCTCCGAGTGACCAGCCTTCAAGGCTCTCAATAAAATTCGCATTCCCAATAAATCTGCCTGATCGGATTATCTACTATAAACAAGTTGGCTCTCATAAGCAAAGGCGGACTCAACgaactgatcccttaaagaaggggttagcACGTTATCCCACAAAGATCCTACAAGGCATCTCCTCATATTTAAGGGAAAAGCCAATAGATGACCCGACTCCCCAATAAAGGAGTCGGCTCATCTCCCGACTCACGGATAAGTTAAAAGTTACTCGCCAATCGTGGGAGGTGATGATCCCCTAGGGGTTCGGACCTAACAATGCCATTACTATTAAAGTTCATGGTTCGATAAAATGACACTAAAACGAGCTAACCCACCAACGGGTCGGCTATGCAGTGccctaaaaaaatcaacttgTCGACAAATCAGCTCAGCAATCTACATTCAAAAACCAATTACAGCTTAACGCATAAAGAAAtcatcatccaaaagccctttccAAAGGGTCAAAAGTCATCATTATCCATGTGCCCTCTCCAGAGGGTCAAAAACAATATCCACAAATCATTCATCAAAAAGATAAGTTCAAATAGCCATAAAAAGAAAAGTATTTCAAATTATACAGGTGAGGGAGGAACTTGGGGGCTAGGGGACTGATCCGGGCGGACGTCTTCAGCCGgcttctctccttcattttcaggCAACAGAGGCTCAAGGTTAAGGTCCGGGTACAATTCTTGGACCGCTTCGATACAGGCGTCGTAGCCACAGTTGTAAAACTTAGTGGCTTCAGCAACCCTTTCCTTCGAAGCCTTGAAAGCCTCTACTACGGCGGCCACGGCCGAAGCCAGAGATGCCTCATCCTCAGCTCGCTGGGCATCCCTCACCTGGGAAACCGCCTTGTGTTGTTCTTCTGCTGCCTTGGCTTTGATCTGCTTCCCCAAGCTGAGCATTCTCCCTGGCAAACAAGTTTGCGTGAGCTCAGGCCCGGGTCAGCTCAGTAGCCATAGCACCGCATCGGGCCTCAAGGTCGTTAATGGCCCTTTGTAGCTGAAGTTCTCGAGACTTCCCATCATCAACTTGCCGCTGGAGTTCCACCTACTCCATTCGGAGGAAGGTGGCCTCGTCTCGCAGAATCTCGGCCTCACTCCTAAAGGCCTCCATCTCAGCATCCTTCTTAATGGCTTCCTTCAATGAGAGCCTCGGGATGGACTGCACGAAAAAGAAAGGATTAGTTAAATACTAAAAAAAAATCGAAAGTAAGAAAAGCTAAGAAAATTACCCGATAGAAGATGGAGGCCAAGTCATTGACAGAGGATTTATTTGCCTTCTCGAAGAGGCCAGCGATCTCCTCCTCTGGTGCATGTCTGCTGGACCAAGGAACTAGACAAGACATGTGGTAGCCCGGTTCAAACCACCCGCTTCTCGTCCCCACTTGGGCTGACCCCATCGCTCCCTCGGCTCCAGTCCGGCTACCCGCCGAGGCCAGAGCCTCAGCCCTGAGATCATTCTCTGCCTCGGGAGGGGAGATCATGGCGTCAGCCTTTCAAACGGCCTCCTCCCGCTCGGATGAAAAGGGGACGGCAATGCAGGGCTCCGGGGTTGCGAGGGGAGCCTCGACAGTAGGAGGGGCGACGACTGAAGAAAGGGTCGAAGTCCAAACATTGATGGCCGCAGCCTCAACCGCCACAGGCGCTACAGTTGGAGTTGCAGCAACAGAAATTAAAGCCACAGCTGAAGTTGTAGCAACAGAAACTAAAGCTATAGCCGAAGTTGTAGCGATAACAATTGGGGCCGAGGAGCCCTCCTCGTGAGGAGCCGCTTGCTTCCTCCGAACAGTTGTCTTCATTCGGGGCTCGGCCCTCAACATCTCATCGACGGTCAGGACGGCCTTTCTCCTTTGGGACCCGGATGCCTCGGCCATGCCTGTACGATCAACAAAGAGTTAGTAACCAAGTTAAGAAATTTAAACCGTCCAAGGGGTAAAAGGGTAAAGGTAAACTCACTGAAAGAAGTGGGGAATGGTTTGAAGGTTGCTAGCTGTGATTAGATCCAACCAGGAGCGCAGATCTCCTGATCGCGCCCGAGCCTTAGTGACCTGATTCTTCTGGTCGGAGGATAGGAGAGGTGAGCCCCTTGGAAAGTCTACAGAAATAAGAGAAAACTTTAGTTCAACTATGATGAAAGGAAGAAATACGTGAAAAAAGGACATGTAGGTGATCCGACCTCGTGAAGTGAATCGGGTGGGAACTCGAGTCATCAAGCTTTCGAGCTCTGCTGCCGGCGCCTCCCATTCGCCCGAAGCCTAGAACCATTTATTCTTCCAGTCCTTGTTAGAGGATGGAAGGTTCAAGACCAGACCTGACCCTTTGCTGCCTCGGGTCGCAAAGTAGTACCATGGTTCTTGGCTGTCGTTCTTGACCAGGTACAAACTTACTAACTCCTTTGGTGTCAGCTCTGAACTGACCGGTAGCTAGCCCCAGATAGGCTGttaaggcctggatgaaggggtgCAGAGGAAGTCGAAGCCCGCATTGTAAGGCGCAGAGGAAAATGGCGACTTCCCCCTTAGCAAGCACGCCAGCAATATCAAGGGGCTCAGGCGCTCTTATCTGGATGGAGTTCAGAATTTTAAATTCCGAACGGATCCACTCCATTTGAGACTCCGTCAATACGAAGCCCCTTGGGACAACCTCCGATGCTTGCTTAATCACCAGCATCTCAGCACCCCGCGCCGTCAAGATTCTGGGGGATCAGGTGGCTTTCTTCTTGCAGGTCTGGCGGGTCTGGGCCCCCAGGTCCTTATTTCTTCGGGGCGAAGGATATAAAGGGACCACTTCGAAGGGGCCTTTAGATGCCTCCCTCCCATCATCCGAGCTCATCGGTACGGAGTCGTTATAATCCTCTCGGACCACGTCCATGTCAGACGACATCTTGTCAAAgcagatgaaaaagaagtgatgtTGAAAGGAGGGAGGAAATGCTCACCGGACGACCGCTAGAAATCGCTTCTACCGTGGAATCCTTGATCGATCGGAATCGCCTGCCGGAAACTTCAAGTTGGCCAGAATCGCCCGCACCAGAAATCGCCTCCTCCGATATCCACTCAAACACAAAATGCGAATATATAAAACGTTTCCGGAGAAGGCTTATATAGAATGAACAGAATCTCTGCATTAATGGCAAGGCATTGATGGCCATAGCTGAATCATCGCGAGCCGACTTCAGAGCATGCATGGCTACTGACTATTGGTTCGAGCTCTGCCAGGTTGAACGATTCTGACATCGAGCGACGGGCTCCATCAAACAGGAGCGGCGCCCGAGCAAGGGAAGCGTCGCTGGGACGCCTCCCAAGGC of the Magnolia sinica isolate HGM2019 chromosome 7, MsV1, whole genome shotgun sequence genome contains:
- the LOC131250658 gene encoding uncharacterized protein LOC131250658, yielding MEVYIDDMLVKSVRASNHLTDLGETFTILREYQMKLNPAKCIFGVSSGKFLGFQVSQRGTEANPDKIKALLNMKFTTPSEEEISTEVETTPSPISPSDQKASSELGWVLYVDGSSNAKRAGAGIVLIAPDSTPIQYAIRLSFKASNNEAEYEALLVGLRLAANLGVYFIQVRCDFQLVVNHISTEYEAKETRMIAYLDEVRKLIERYWSCTIHQISKVENSWADALAKLASATDGKISRIIPVEFIEHPSIDQTEKQAVNLVSDAPSWMDPIYSYLTFGEVPSDKLEVKRLRIRAARYIVLDGILYKKGHSQPYLRCL